The proteins below come from a single Microtus ochrogaster isolate Prairie Vole_2 chromosome 8, MicOch1.0, whole genome shotgun sequence genomic window:
- the LOC101990516 gene encoding olfactory receptor 9I1-like — MADNGTGVTEFILMGFQLQAELQLGLFFMFLAFYLITMGGNLGMIMLIQSDPRLQTPMYFFLSHLSFLDICYSSVIVPQLLETLGTHKMVITYERCATQFFFFTWYASTECFLLAVMAYDRYVAVCSPLLYAMAMTPQTRLGLVAAAYSGAMVNTVVRTGCTFSISFCKSNQVDFFFCDLPPLLKLACSETKSREQVIFLLAFLVITTSISVILISYLFIIWAILKIRTAGAKAKTFSTCASHMTAVALFFGTLIFMYLKGNMGKSLWEDKIVSVFYTVVIPMLNPMIYSLRNKEVKEALKKAFKRMKVSQGE, encoded by the coding sequence atggCAGACAATGGCACCGGGGTGACAGAATTTATTCTGATGGGGTTCCAGCTGCAGGCAGAGTTGCAGCTAGGTCTCTTCTTCATGTTTCTGGCTTTTTATCTCATCACCATGGGAGGAAACCTGGGTATGATCATGCTAATTCAGAGTGACCCTCGGCTCCAaacacccatgtacttcttcctcagccatCTGTCCTTCCTGGATATTTGCTACTCATCTGTTATCGTGCCTCAGCTGCTGGAGACCTTGGGAACTCATAAGATGGTCATCACTTATGAGCGCTGTGCCACCCAGTTCTTCTTCTTCACCTGGTATGCTAGTACTGAGTGCTTCCTTTTGGCtgtcatggcctatgaccgctatgtggctgTCTGTTCTCCTCTCCTCTATGCCATGGCCATGACACCACAGACTCGCCTGGGGCTGGTTGCTGCAGCATACTCTGGTGCAATGGTAAATACTGTTGTCCGAACTGGGTGtaccttttccatttccttttgtaAATCTAACCAggttgatttcttcttttgtgacCTCCCACCCCTGCTAAAGCTTGCCTGTAGTGAGACCAAGTCACGAGAGCAGGTGATCTTTCTTTTGGCTTTCTTGGTCATCACAACTAGTATTTCAGTGATTCTTATATCCTACCTATTCATCATTTGGGCTATTCTGAAGATTCGTACAGCAGGGGCCAAAGCCAAGACCTTCTCCACTTGTGCATCTCACATGACTGCAGTGGCACTATTTTTTGGAACACTTATTTTCATGTACTTGAAAGGTAACATGGGAAAATCACTCTGGGAAGACAAGATTGTGTCTGTATTCTATACTGTGGTGATCCCTATGCTGAACCCTATGATCTATAGCCTGAGGAACAAGGAAGTGAAGGAGGCTCTGAAGAAAGCTTTCAAAAGAATGAAGGTTTCCCAAGGCGAGTAA
- the LOC101990235 gene encoding olfactory receptor 9Q1-like produces MAKVNLTLVTEFLLIAFTEHPERGLPLFHLFLFIYLFTLLGNSGMIILIRMDRQLHTPMYFLLSHLSFMDICYSSVTVPQTMAVLLEHGAAIAYGRCEAQFFLFTFFGSIDCYLLALMAYDRYVAVCQPLLYATIMTQKALLSFVAGAYVAGLLSALVRTISAFSLSFCGNNEIDFIFCDLPPLLKLTCEESYTQELVIIVFAIFVIPACMVVIVVSYLFIIVAILRIPSAGSRAKTFSTCASHLTAVLLFFGTLIFMYLRDNSGQASEKDRVVSVFYTTVIPMLNPLIYSLRNKEVKEALKKVLNRVKTS; encoded by the coding sequence ATGGCCAAGGTGAACCTGACTTTGGTGACAGAGTTTCTCCTCATAGCGTTCACTGAACACCCAGAACGGGGGCTCCCTCTGTTCCACCTGTTCTTATTTATCTATCTCTTCACTTTGCTGGGGAACTCAGGCATGATTATTCTGATCCGCATGGATCGCCAGCTCCACACCCCGATGTACTTTCTTCTAAGCCACCTCTCTTTCATGGACATCTGCTACTCCTCTGTCACTGTTCCTCAGACGATGGCTGTGTTGTTGGAGCACGGGGCAGCCATAGCCTATGGACGCTGCGAGGCTCAGTTTTTCCTGTTTACTTTCTTTGGCTCCATCGATTGCTACCTCTTGGCTctcatggcctatgaccgctatgtggctgTGTGCCAGCCTCTGCTTTATGCCACCATCATGACACAGAAAGCCCTTCTAAGTTTTGTGGCTGGGGCTTATGTTGCTGGCCTCCTCAGTGCCTTGGTGCGGACAATCTCAGCATTCTCCCTCTCGTTTTGTGGAAACAATGAAATCGATTTCATTTTCTGTGACCTTCCTCCTCTGTTAAAGCTGACCTGTGAAGAGAGCTACACACAAGAATTAGTAATCATTGTGTTTGCCATTTTTGTTATCCCTGCTTGTATGGTGGTAATTGTGGTTTCCTACCTGTTTATCATAGTGGCCATTCTGAGGATCCCTTCAGCAGGAAGTAGGGCTAAGACCTTCTCAACATGTGCTTCCCACCTGACTGCAGTGTTGCTCTTCTTCGGCACCCTCATCTTCATGTACCTCAGAGATAACTCTGGCCAGGCTTCAGAAAAGGACCGGGTAGTGTCTGTATTCTACACAACAGTAATCCCTATGTTGAATCCCCTCATCTACAGCTTGAGAAACAAGGAAGTGAAGGAAGCACTAAAGAAGGTTCTCAATAGAGTCAAGACTTCCTAA